From the genome of Mycobacterium dioxanotrophicus, one region includes:
- a CDS encoding ABC transporter permease, producing the protein MLMAALRDLQWRRRRFAIAVVGTGLVFAMTLVLTGLANGFRVEAQRTVDALGLDAFMIKAGAAGPFLGSAPIPMAEVQRAERLPGVTAAVPLVYGSSTIPDGSSPRNVNVFGVPERGPGAPAVITGRSPAAPDEVAASTTMGRDVGAVVDIGARRLRVVGLVDDSTALAGQANVYLTVTGAQQLLFSGQPLISSIGLRGKPTGALDGYRVVDRGGAVDDMVRPLRGANQAMTLMAGLLWAVAAMIVGSVVYLSALERTRDFAVFKAVGVATRSILAGLAMQAVLVAVLAALLGSALSIVLGPLFPMRCDVPTVAFTALPVIAVVIGLLASIAGLRRAVGVDPALAFGGP; encoded by the coding sequence ATGCTGATGGCGGCACTGCGTGACCTGCAGTGGCGACGCCGACGCTTCGCCATCGCGGTCGTCGGCACCGGCCTGGTGTTCGCCATGACCCTGGTGCTGACGGGGTTGGCCAACGGCTTCCGCGTCGAGGCCCAGCGCACCGTCGACGCGCTGGGTTTGGACGCGTTCATGATCAAGGCCGGCGCGGCGGGTCCGTTCCTGGGTTCGGCACCGATTCCGATGGCCGAAGTCCAACGGGCCGAACGCCTTCCGGGCGTCACGGCCGCGGTGCCGCTGGTGTACGGCAGCTCGACGATCCCCGACGGCTCGTCGCCGCGCAACGTCAACGTGTTCGGCGTGCCGGAGCGGGGCCCGGGCGCGCCCGCAGTGATCACCGGCCGCTCCCCCGCAGCGCCCGACGAGGTCGCCGCCTCGACGACCATGGGGCGCGACGTCGGCGCCGTCGTCGACATCGGCGCCCGGAGGCTGCGTGTCGTCGGCCTCGTCGACGATTCGACCGCCCTGGCCGGTCAGGCCAACGTCTACCTCACCGTCACCGGCGCGCAGCAGCTGCTGTTCTCCGGGCAACCATTGATCTCGTCGATCGGCTTGCGGGGCAAGCCCACCGGGGCGCTCGACGGCTACCGAGTGGTCGACCGCGGCGGCGCGGTGGACGACATGGTGCGGCCGCTGCGGGGCGCCAACCAGGCGATGACCCTGATGGCGGGGCTGTTGTGGGCCGTCGCCGCGATGATCGTCGGCTCGGTGGTCTACCTGTCCGCGCTCGAACGCACCCGTGATTTCGCGGTGTTCAAGGCGGTCGGGGTGGCCACCCGGTCGATCCTCGCCGGGCTCGCGATGCAGGCCGTTCTGGTGGCGGTGTTGGCGGCCCTGCTCGGCAGCGCCCTATCGATCGTGCTGGGCCCGTTGTTCCCGATGCGCTGCGACGTCCCGACAGTGGCCTTCACCGCGCTGCCGGTCATCGCGGTGGTGATCGGTCTGCTGGCCAGCATCGCCGGGCTGCGCCGCGCCGTCGGGGTCGACCCCGCACTCGCGTTCGGAGGGCCCTGA
- a CDS encoding MFS transporter: protein MPMPRTSSRGIAISAGSLAVLLGALDTYVVITIIVDIMKDVGIAVNQIQRVTPIITGYLLGYIAAMPLLGRASDRFGRKMLIQVGLAGFAVGSVVTALSTDVTVLVIGRLIQGSASGALLPVTLALAADLWSARNRAGVLGGVGAAQELGAVLGPMYGIALVWLFNHWQAVFWVNVPLALIAMVMIHFSLPPKDKDQAPEKVDVVGGVLLAIALGLTVVGLYNPEPDGKHVLPSWGVPVLIGAAVATVAFFAWEKVARTRLIDPAGVHFRPFLAALAASLCAGAALMVTLVNVELFGQGVLGQDQNHSAFLLLRFLIALPIGALIGGWLATKLGDRLMVFAGLLIAAGGFVLVSHWSVNVLADRHNLGLFTLPVLDTDLAIVGLGLGVVIGPLTSAALRAVPSAEHGIASAAVVVSRMIGMLIGIAALGAWGFYRFNQHLATLAVAHANPNMSLVERLTAQAARYREAYVMMYGDIFLSAAIVCVIGALVGLLIAGRHEHAEEIPAEGSEDADDAATELTSAPTPVTNGPADHPGRHRSQ, encoded by the coding sequence GGACATCAAGCCGCGGAATCGCGATCAGCGCAGGCAGCCTCGCCGTGCTGCTCGGCGCCCTCGACACCTATGTCGTGATCACGATCATCGTCGACATCATGAAAGACGTCGGGATCGCGGTCAATCAGATCCAACGGGTCACCCCGATCATCACGGGCTACCTGCTGGGCTATATCGCCGCGATGCCGCTGTTGGGCCGCGCGTCGGACCGGTTCGGCCGCAAGATGCTGATCCAGGTGGGCCTGGCCGGTTTTGCGGTCGGCTCGGTCGTGACCGCGCTGTCCACCGACGTGACCGTGCTGGTCATCGGCCGGCTCATCCAGGGCTCGGCCAGTGGCGCCCTGCTTCCCGTGACGCTGGCGCTGGCGGCCGATCTGTGGTCCGCACGTAACCGCGCCGGCGTGCTGGGCGGGGTGGGTGCGGCGCAGGAATTGGGCGCGGTGCTCGGCCCGATGTACGGCATCGCGCTGGTGTGGCTGTTCAACCACTGGCAGGCGGTCTTCTGGGTCAACGTGCCGCTGGCTCTCATCGCGATGGTGATGATCCACTTCAGCCTGCCGCCGAAGGACAAGGATCAGGCGCCCGAGAAGGTCGACGTCGTTGGCGGCGTGCTGCTCGCGATCGCGCTCGGGCTCACGGTCGTAGGGCTTTACAACCCGGAACCCGACGGCAAGCACGTGCTGCCGTCCTGGGGTGTTCCGGTGCTCATCGGCGCTGCCGTGGCGACGGTCGCCTTCTTCGCGTGGGAGAAGGTGGCCCGGACGCGGCTGATCGATCCCGCGGGCGTGCACTTCCGGCCGTTCCTGGCGGCCCTGGCCGCGTCCCTGTGCGCGGGCGCGGCGCTGATGGTCACCCTGGTCAATGTCGAACTGTTCGGCCAGGGCGTGCTGGGCCAGGATCAGAACCACTCGGCGTTCCTGCTGCTGCGTTTCCTGATCGCACTGCCGATCGGCGCGCTCATCGGCGGCTGGTTGGCCACCAAGCTGGGCGACCGACTCATGGTGTTCGCCGGTCTGCTGATCGCGGCGGGCGGTTTCGTCCTGGTCTCGCACTGGTCGGTCAACGTTCTGGCCGACCGGCACAACCTGGGCCTGTTCACTCTGCCGGTGCTCGATACCGACCTGGCGATCGTGGGTCTCGGTCTGGGTGTCGTGATCGGCCCGCTGACCTCGGCGGCGCTGCGGGCCGTCCCCTCCGCCGAGCACGGCATCGCGTCGGCGGCCGTGGTGGTTTCCCGCATGATCGGCATGCTGATCGGCATCGCGGCGCTGGGGGCCTGGGGCTTCTACCGGTTCAATCAGCACCTGGCGACGCTCGCCGTCGCGCATGCCAACCCGAACATGTCCCTCGTCGAGCGCCTGACCGCGCAAGCGGCCCGCTACCGCGAGGCGTACGTGATGATGTACGGCGACATCTTCCTCAGCGCGGCAATCGTATGTGTCATCGGTGCGCTGGTCGGTCTGCTCATCGCGGGGCGGCATGAGCACGCCGAGGAGATCCCCGCCGAGGGATCCGAGGATGCCGATGATGCCGCGACCGAGCTGACCAGCGCACCGACTCCGGTGACCAACGGGCCGGCCGACCACCCGGGCCGGCACCGCAGTCAGTAG
- a CDS encoding SDR family NAD(P)-dependent oxidoreductase translates to MPDTGDATSLFRGHFSGRRVAVTGSAHGIGHTIARGFAENGASVFLIDRDEHVTQAVETLCADGFDALGAQADVTDEHQMAAAFDQMASTWGKLDVLVNNAGIITINDLENTSLEDFERVLRVNTTAMFIAIRAAAPLLRTAGGGSILNAASGQARQGFIYTPSYAASKFGVLGLTQSLAKELAKDNIRVNAYCPGIVHTEMWEYNDREWGRRLGDYKPGELIAEWIADIPLGRPASETDVTNLVLFLASSAAEYITGQAVNVDGGMFMS, encoded by the coding sequence ATGCCCGACACTGGCGACGCCACATCCCTGTTCCGCGGACATTTCTCCGGCCGGCGGGTCGCGGTCACCGGCTCAGCGCACGGCATCGGCCACACCATCGCTCGCGGGTTCGCCGAAAACGGCGCGTCGGTCTTCCTGATCGACCGGGACGAGCACGTCACCCAGGCCGTCGAGACGCTGTGCGCCGACGGATTCGACGCCCTCGGCGCGCAAGCCGACGTGACCGACGAGCACCAGATGGCCGCGGCATTCGACCAAATGGCCTCCACCTGGGGCAAATTGGACGTGCTGGTCAACAACGCAGGCATCATCACCATCAACGACCTGGAGAACACCAGCCTCGAGGACTTCGAACGGGTTCTGCGCGTCAACACGACGGCAATGTTCATCGCCATAAGGGCAGCCGCTCCCCTGCTGCGGACCGCAGGCGGCGGCAGCATCCTCAATGCCGCCAGCGGCCAGGCCCGCCAAGGCTTCATCTACACACCGTCCTACGCGGCGAGCAAGTTCGGTGTACTTGGGCTGACCCAGTCCTTGGCCAAGGAGCTCGCCAAAGACAACATCCGGGTCAACGCCTACTGCCCGGGCATCGTGCACACCGAGATGTGGGAGTACAACGACCGAGAGTGGGGTCGCCGCCTGGGCGACTACAAGCCGGGCGAATTGATCGCAGAATGGATCGCCGACATCCCGCTGGGCCGGCCTGCTAGCGAAACCGACGTCACGAATCTTGTTCTGTTCCTGGCTTCTTCAGCTGCTGAATACATCACCGGACAAGCCGTCAACGTCGACGGCGGCATGTTCATGAGCTGA
- a CDS encoding ABC transporter permease has protein sequence MTSAIATPPTTSQSPRIKELTSRALAGSGGAFAGLLLLIVALSVTAPNFLSARNFTNIVDQVTVLGILALGATFVIIIGGIDLSVGSVLALSGIVMGWLSHNAGVPLPVAMLAAIVVGGIAGLINGLGVTIFKLPAFIATLAMMSVARGLANLITDGQQIVGYPEWFYKLSTARYFGFISVTVAVLVILYIAGWMFLRYRRAGRALYAIGGGPEVARLAGLNVRRITTMVYVTAGLMAGVGAVVLSSRLDASAPSAATGYELDVIAAVVIGGASLMGGTGRVTGTVIGVLIIGVLRNGLNLLGVSPFIQQIVIGCVIAIAVGADVLRRKNNR, from the coding sequence ATGACCAGCGCCATCGCCACGCCCCCGACGACCAGCCAGTCACCCCGCATCAAAGAGCTGACCAGCAGAGCTCTCGCCGGATCCGGCGGTGCGTTCGCCGGGCTTCTACTGCTGATCGTCGCGCTTTCGGTCACCGCACCGAACTTCCTGTCCGCGCGCAACTTCACCAACATCGTCGATCAGGTGACGGTGTTGGGCATCCTGGCGCTGGGCGCGACGTTCGTCATCATCATCGGCGGCATCGACCTGTCGGTGGGTTCGGTCCTCGCTCTCTCCGGCATTGTGATGGGCTGGTTGTCCCATAACGCAGGCGTACCACTGCCAGTCGCAATGCTGGCCGCAATCGTCGTCGGCGGCATCGCCGGCCTGATAAACGGCCTGGGCGTCACCATCTTCAAATTACCCGCGTTCATCGCGACCTTGGCGATGATGTCGGTGGCCCGGGGCCTGGCCAACCTGATCACCGACGGCCAGCAGATCGTCGGCTATCCCGAGTGGTTCTACAAGCTTTCCACCGCAAGGTATTTCGGATTCATCAGTGTCACTGTCGCCGTGCTCGTCATCCTCTACATCGCCGGCTGGATGTTTCTCCGGTATCGCCGGGCGGGTCGCGCCCTGTATGCCATCGGCGGTGGCCCGGAGGTGGCCCGCCTCGCCGGTCTCAACGTCCGCCGAATCACCACCATGGTGTACGTCACCGCCGGCCTGATGGCGGGGGTCGGCGCGGTGGTCTTGTCCTCGCGCCTGGATGCCTCCGCCCCCAGCGCGGCAACGGGATACGAACTCGACGTCATCGCCGCAGTCGTGATCGGCGGGGCCAGCCTGATGGGCGGCACCGGACGAGTTACCGGCACGGTCATCGGTGTGCTCATCATCGGGGTGCTGCGCAACGGCCTGAACCTGCTCGGCGTATCCCCGTTCATTCAGCAGATCGTCATCGGCTGCGTCATCGCGATCGCTGTCGGAGCAGATGTGCTGCGGCGCAAGAACAATCGGTGA
- a CDS encoding substrate-binding domain-containing protein has protein sequence MTRRILAALATLIVTLALCTGCKTLLNNNSDGRPTIGLAVANQQADFFNMIRQAVQAAADEAGFRVVVADAKGDGDTQVSQVQNFITQNVDAIIYIPAGATAATVPVRDAKAAGIPIIAVDRNPAGAPADTFIATDSVAAAKQLGQYVIDITNGKANIGVIQGQIGTTPEQARDQGFSEALKTAPGMHEVARQASQQWSQSEGFDITTDMLQAHPDITVLFGRADALALGAASAARAAGRPDIKVVGFDGDIAGLKAVSDGQLAATITQPTFAIGRLAVKSARELIDKQAVPAEQLQKGVLTTRENAAHFLEQHP, from the coding sequence ATGACCCGACGCATCCTCGCCGCACTTGCCACGCTGATCGTGACACTGGCACTGTGCACCGGCTGCAAGACGTTGCTGAACAACAACAGTGACGGCCGTCCGACGATCGGCCTCGCAGTCGCCAACCAGCAAGCCGACTTCTTCAACATGATCCGGCAAGCCGTTCAGGCCGCCGCTGACGAGGCCGGATTCCGCGTTGTGGTGGCCGATGCCAAAGGCGACGGCGATACTCAAGTCAGCCAGGTGCAGAACTTCATCACCCAGAACGTGGACGCCATCATCTACATCCCGGCGGGCGCCACCGCCGCGACCGTGCCGGTGCGCGATGCCAAGGCGGCAGGCATCCCGATCATCGCCGTCGACCGCAACCCGGCAGGCGCACCCGCCGACACCTTCATCGCCACCGACAGTGTCGCCGCGGCGAAGCAACTCGGCCAGTACGTAATCGACATCACCAACGGCAAGGCCAACATCGGCGTCATTCAGGGCCAGATCGGCACCACCCCTGAACAGGCCCGCGACCAGGGTTTCAGCGAAGCACTCAAGACAGCACCGGGGATGCATGAAGTCGCCCGCCAGGCGTCCCAGCAGTGGTCACAGAGCGAAGGCTTCGACATCACCACCGACATGCTCCAGGCCCATCCCGACATCACAGTGCTGTTCGGTCGGGCGGACGCCCTGGCGCTGGGGGCGGCGTCCGCCGCACGCGCCGCCGGACGCCCGGACATCAAGGTCGTCGGATTCGACGGGGACATCGCCGGGCTCAAGGCGGTCAGCGATGGCCAGCTGGCCGCGACGATCACCCAGCCCACGTTCGCGATCGGTCGACTGGCCGTGAAATCGGCGCGCGAGCTGATCGACAAGCAAGCAGTGCCCGCCGAACAGCTGCAAAAGGGCGTGCTGACGACCCGCGAGAATGCTGCCCACTTCCTCGAACAGCACCCCTGA
- a CDS encoding ABC transporter ATP-binding protein — protein sequence MSDLRIKDLVVEYSSGDYAVRPIDGLDLGVEAGSLAILLGPSGCGKTTLLSCLGGILKPAAGRIEFGDVDVTALGGRELSAYRRDTVGIVFQAFNLVPSLTALENVMVPMHAAGMFRQDARRRAEELLARVGLEHRMRHRPGDLSGGQQQRVAVARAIALDPPLILADEPTAHLDFIQVEEVLRLIRELAEDERVVVVATHDTRILPLADQVVELVPHATEAHEGPETVRLRAGDVLFAQGTMGDLIYVVTAGEISISRELATGGEEMVRISTPGDYFGEMGPLFGLPRSATARARTDATVVGYTVQTFRERLGPTGVRNLIEHRSLDDE from the coding sequence GTGTCCGATCTGCGTATCAAGGATCTCGTCGTCGAATACTCCAGCGGCGACTACGCCGTGCGGCCCATCGACGGCCTTGACCTCGGGGTCGAGGCCGGGTCGTTAGCAATTCTGTTGGGCCCCAGCGGATGTGGCAAGACCACCCTGCTGTCGTGCCTCGGCGGGATCCTCAAACCGGCGGCCGGACGCATCGAGTTCGGCGATGTCGACGTGACGGCGCTGGGCGGCCGGGAGCTCTCCGCGTATCGACGCGACACGGTCGGCATCGTCTTCCAGGCGTTCAACCTCGTGCCCAGTCTGACCGCGCTGGAGAACGTGATGGTGCCGATGCACGCCGCGGGGATGTTCCGGCAGGACGCGCGCCGGCGCGCCGAGGAGCTGCTCGCCCGGGTCGGCCTCGAACACCGGATGCGCCACCGCCCAGGCGATTTGAGTGGCGGGCAGCAGCAGCGGGTCGCGGTGGCACGGGCCATCGCGCTGGACCCGCCGCTCATCCTGGCCGACGAGCCCACCGCCCACCTGGACTTCATCCAGGTCGAGGAGGTACTGCGGCTGATCCGCGAACTCGCCGAGGACGAGCGCGTTGTGGTCGTCGCCACACACGACACGCGCATCCTGCCACTGGCCGACCAGGTGGTCGAGTTGGTGCCGCACGCGACCGAGGCCCACGAGGGGCCCGAAACGGTGCGGCTGCGGGCCGGCGACGTGTTGTTCGCCCAGGGCACGATGGGTGACCTGATCTACGTGGTGACCGCCGGTGAGATTTCCATCTCCCGCGAATTGGCAACCGGCGGAGAGGAAATGGTCAGAATCTCCACACCGGGCGATTACTTCGGTGAAATGGGTCCGCTGTTCGGGCTGCCCCGGTCGGCCACCGCTCGGGCCCGCACCGACGCCACCGTCGTGGGCTACACCGTGCAGACATTCCGGGAACGGCTCGGCCCCACCGGGGTGCGCAACCTCATCGAGCACCGGTCGCTGGACGACGAATAG